tttttcagtttgctgagggaaagtgtaaattaaattaaagtaaatggtCAAGAGGTGACATTTGTGGTGGACAGTGGAACAAGTAGGTCAGTAATAAAAGCACCTGAACTTCAAACACCTCCAAAGACGAGTGGTAACTATGTGTATAGTGTAGGTGTTTgtggaaaaccacaaaaacagcatttgacTCTGTGTCTTGTGCTGATTCTCAAGATCAATCTTTCAAAATTGTGCCCCGTCAATTTATTAGGACGTGATTAAGGATGAAACTTGGGATTTGTTTGATGTCGACATCAGAAGGAAAACAAGTGTGTAGTAATTTGGatttgcagacacacaccatgGTGAAGTACAGTCCTGATTCTTTGTTccatgtgtatgaatggaagctgCAGCTGTCTGTCTGGTCTGTAGAGTTACTCTCACGTGCACGTTCTCTGGTTTCCCCACTGTGCACAGATTTGATTGTACAGAGCATGTTTCACATGGCCCTGATGTTCCTCATGAACAAAGATGGGAGTCAGTGAAGTCAGATCacagatgtgtctgtgtctctgaatgAGGAACAAACCTGTTTCTATCATGTTCCAAATGCTGTTCCACACATTTCATTAGCTAAGTCAGAATCAGATCAATGGGCAACTTTAggctgttttattaaaaagtgttCTTCTGTGCCTGATGGAAACAACTTGAAACTGACTCAGCTGTGATGTTTTCACCGTCTCTGATCACAGAGTCTTTCAtttctgtcctgctgcatctgagcaaaacacactcacacacatcctcCTTCTTATCAGGAACAGAGGCAGCAACTATACCAGCATTGAGAAGTGAGCCTGACTCCTTGAgggcaaaacacaaatatgatgtaggtttaataaaaaattgGGAACCAGTTttgataacaacaacaaaaagacaatgtcttttttgtcagttttgtaGCCAGGTTGTTCTACTTTAAATAGTTTCATAACATCACAGTTTCCTGATTGGAGTAATTTAcacaacaaactgcagctacaagttatttttatcaaacattcaaatgaataaaaaggtgtgaacacatttgtttcactTCCTCAATTTTCTGTGAAGCAGACAGAAGGTTGaaccctgacagcagcatcagtaaagtagatcatgttactgcatttctctctgccaCAGCTAGTAGTTTATACTACAGTAGAAAACAGTCAGTGAAGTTCAGCTACTGTCCGTCTGTCTCAGTCGTCTCAAGATGTCTTCAGATATTTACACAAAACCAGATTTTTCCAAGAAGGTGAGATGCAacagaaaggtggaggaagatggaggagagtgggaggaaagagaggtggATATCTACGAGAACACGTATGATATCAGAGCTGATGGCTCTGATATTCAGTCACAGGAAGAAGGTAAGTGATTGGACACAGgtgtaaatctgctttgttgctctgttctgtccACACAGCATCTACTGCACGTctgttcatcttgttgctcttcctgaactttctttcttttattctccatTAAAGGTTTTTTAATGGGCAGTAACTTATTTTTTATATGATTTGAGCATCTAAGGTTAAAGGATGTTGATGCAAATTATCTCTTTAaatttttgatttaaataaaactttattcaagctgaagtgaaaaaagaaacatcatgTTCTGCTGACAAACTGCTGACTACATGTAAACTAACACAGGTTTCTGTAGAAAACTCAGATTCAGGGGTTTTGTTGCtgaatgtgttcagtttttggCTTCAGTCCTACTGGTCACAGTTTAACAGTGAATCAGTTGTCAGATCTGTAGAAGCATCAGCTCTGGTACAGAGTTTTACCACAGagtgcaacaaacacacaacaggaagaAGTGGGAGGTGTAAAGTGACTGTGAGTCAGTTGGACACTTCTGTGGACATTTTGAACAGATGCCAACACAACCACAGACCTGAACCACGATGCTTGTGGTTAAACCACCATGATTAAAGCTGATGATCAGTAACAACCAGCTGccatgttgttttgtctctgtaggaCCACAGACTCAGAATCATCCTCCAGTCCACAGAAAGTCTTTCAGAGGAGCTGCTCTATGTCTAGCAGTGCTGTGTCTTCTGATGGCGGCTGGGATCATCGTCCTGTCCACATATCGTAAGATAAACTGCTCTGATTGGTTATATGACATATGGACACATCAGTCCCACATTATTTAAAGCCACTGCTCACTGTCATTATTCCACCTCTTCACACTGTCTGTTAACTGAAGCCTTTCTAACAAAACTCCACCGTCAGAAAACAACTGTGTGCAAATGTATCATGAAGCTCAGCTGATGACATGAGATGACTTCACTTTTCTGTGATTTCATCTCATTCACTATGAAATTGATTTTGTTGTGGACTGAAATATTCTCTGAGCAAAGAATAAACTCAAATTAGTTGGTATATAACATGTAAACATAGAAATGTGATATTTGCTGTTCATTTCATAACTTCTCACATTTTGTCCATCAGctgtttcacttccttttttaacAGAAGTCACAGTTTTGACCTCAGACAAACGAGGAAACTGTATGAAAATATTCCTGTAGCGTGAAGCAAGATCCTGTTCTATTTGCCTGTATCATGAAAGAACCTGCAGAGACAAACTAAGAGCAGAGtccatgcagacagacagaggaagtcagtgatttaaagaaaag
The nucleotide sequence above comes from Channa argus isolate prfri chromosome 1, Channa argus male v1.0, whole genome shotgun sequence. Encoded proteins:
- the LOC137099524 gene encoding C-type lectin domain family 6 member A-like isoform X2 → MSSDIYTKPDFSKKVRCNRKVEEDGGEWEEREVDIYENTYDIRADGSDIQSQEEGPQTQNHPPVHRKSFRGAALCLAVLCLLMAAGIIVLSTYHVIVTSEKKQLEKKLNNLNNTCDKLCSQEWTRFGSSCYFKSSEKKTWSNSQTDCEKRESNLVIINSKEEQVLGNKSSGQSHSLDCCSLL